The following are encoded together in the Arcobacter aquimarinus genome:
- the mnmE gene encoding tRNA uridine-5-carboxymethylaminomethyl(34) synthesis GTPase MnmE, with protein sequence MFDDATIVAIATANGIGSISIVRISGVNALEIATKISKKNNFTPRLATLSYLYDSNNEIIDEALILYFKAPFSFTGEDVVEFQCHGGIAIANMIIDEALKYGARIANPGEFSKRAFFNNKIDLTKAEAISKIIEARSADAVKLLARQLKGELTSFVNEIREDLLFMLAYTEVSIDYAEEDLPSDIFEQIKNKIEKIKIKLSNTLDASKRREGMIEGFKVAIIGKPNVGKSSLLNKLLNYDRAIISDIAGTTRDTIEESVKIGTHIIKIVDTAGIRNASDVIEKIGIEKSIQTINEADVVIALFDNSKICDDEDRKILELIDENSNKEIIKILNKSDLENRFDKSNITDFIELSTKEDINPLIKKVEQILDSNTFGDEMSLISKRQVSSVEKTLYNINLSVQPLNSGELEFFAHFITEALESISSITRPYENDEMLDVMFGEFCLGK encoded by the coding sequence TTGTTTGATGATGCTACAATTGTTGCAATTGCAACAGCCAATGGAATTGGTTCTATTTCAATAGTAAGAATTTCAGGAGTAAATGCTCTTGAAATTGCTACAAAAATTTCAAAAAAAAATAATTTTACTCCAAGATTGGCAACTCTTTCTTATCTTTATGATTCAAATAATGAAATTATTGATGAAGCTTTAATTTTATATTTTAAGGCTCCTTTTTCTTTCACAGGAGAAGATGTAGTAGAGTTTCAATGTCATGGTGGAATAGCAATTGCAAATATGATAATAGATGAAGCATTAAAGTATGGAGCTAGAATTGCTAATCCTGGAGAATTTTCTAAAAGAGCATTTTTTAATAATAAAATAGATTTAACAAAAGCAGAAGCTATTTCAAAAATTATTGAAGCAAGAAGTGCAGATGCTGTTAAGTTATTAGCAAGACAATTAAAAGGTGAGTTAACAAGTTTTGTAAATGAAATAAGAGAAGATTTGCTTTTTATGTTAGCTTATACAGAAGTTTCAATAGATTATGCTGAAGAAGATTTACCTAGTGATATTTTTGAACAAATTAAAAATAAAATAGAAAAAATAAAAATTAAACTTTCAAATACTTTAGACGCAAGTAAGAGAAGAGAAGGAATGATAGAAGGTTTTAAAGTTGCAATCATCGGAAAACCGAATGTTGGAAAATCTTCACTCCTAAATAAGCTTTTAAACTATGATAGGGCTATTATTTCAGATATTGCAGGAACTACTAGGGATACTATTGAAGAAAGTGTTAAAATTGGTACTCATATTATTAAAATAGTTGATACAGCAGGTATTAGAAATGCAAGTGATGTGATTGAAAAAATTGGAATCGAAAAATCAATTCAAACTATAAATGAAGCAGATGTTGTAATAGCATTGTTTGATAATAGTAAGATTTGTGATGATGAAGATAGAAAAATTTTAGAATTAATAGATGAAAATTCAAATAAAGAAATAATTAAAATTTTAAATAAATCTGATTTAGAAAATAGATTTGATAAATCTAATATTACAGATTTTATAGAACTATCGACAAAAGAAGATATAAATCCATTGATCAAAAAAGTTGAGCAAATACTTGATTCAAATACTTTTGGTGATGAAATGTCATTGATTTCAAAAAGACAAGTAAGTTCAGTAGAGAAAACTCTATACAATATAAATTTATCAGTTCAGCCTTTAAATAGTGGCGAATTGGAATTTTTTGCACATTTTATAACTGAAGCTTTAGAAAGTATTTCATCAATAACAAGACCTTATGAA